From the Macrobrachium nipponense isolate FS-2020 chromosome 9, ASM1510439v2, whole genome shotgun sequence genome, the window AGAGGATGAACGAGGGGCGGGGCAATTGTCGAGGAAGACCTGGGTATATAAAGGACCAGTTGTCCCGAGACCAGCATCGTCCTGCTAAGCGGAAACCAAGATGAAGGTTGTGGTAAGTAGAGAGGAAGGGTGAATTCTGTTAACTGTCAAATTCAATACAACATCCAGATTTCTTTATGGCTTCAGTCATGGACTGAATGGCAGTCAGCTTCTCAATTCCTGACATGAATTTTCTTTGCTTTGATATGATTCTTGCTTGAAAACCTAACTATGATGTATTGGTCATTTAGCACAGAAAACCCATAACTATTCCTATTGCAACTAGTTTCCCCCCTTTTTCTGTGAGACGTATTAATATGCTCTGACATTGATGTTTAAAACATTttgcttataattattcttaAGAAACCAATTTGTCTTAACTTTTTACATTCAAGTTGTGGACCCCAACTTCATGGAGATTTATTAACCAAGACAATAACCTTAGCCAGTTTTCATTCCAAAATGCATTAAAAAGATATTAATTTCTCTTGAAAAGCAGAAAAAAGATTCAGTTGGATCTAATTTTAAGGGGACTTAgcccaaaagaaataaaaaattaccctATTATACTTTGTAGCGCTTGATGTTGAACTGAACCAGTGACTGGCTTCTGAACAACCTGGAATTGCTTTAAACATGCATGGATGCTTGATTTTCTAATTTTATCACAAGTTAAAATTTTAGATTTCCAGTGAAAGTCAAtttgaacattttcattttattatgttggaagacaaagagagagagagagagagagagagagagagagagagagagagagagagagagaggatgttcaTCCTTTATCTTTGTGATGTTACGagttctgaataaccactgatatCATAAGAGGATCTGGGAATTGCAGCATTCGAGCCAACGAAAAACTTAGTACAAATATCCAAAATCCTCATTGGTCAAAAACGTTTTATGCTTGTAAGCTCACCGGCCAGGACATTGATAACGTACAGAAAACGAAAAGGTCCTTCAATTACATCACACGGTATTCTGTTTTTACACTGATTAAGCATATTTCGTATTCATAAGGACATAGTACATATAAGAAACAGTGAAATGGTTCAAAGAAGAATTAGAAGTGTTGCTTCCGCTAATAAGTTTCTTTGATATCTACTTTTCATTCAAGGGGTTTTTTGAAGTTGAAATACTTAATTACGTTAATTAGTTATCTATTCATAGATGCATAATTTTTATTCCGTTTGTTTCTCCTTGCAGGCAGTGCTGTGTCTTTTGGGTCTGGTGGCCGCTGAGCCCCAGTTGATCATGCCTTACAGCACACCTCTGCTGACCCCGACGATCAAGGCTGAAGGAGATATGATCAGCACTTACACTGCAACATATCCTTATGCTGGCATTCCATTGATAAAGGCTGCCCTTCCCGGCACTCCATTGCTGAAGGCTGGCCTTCCCAGCACTCCATTGGTACAGGCTGGCCTTCCTTTAATTCATGGATATCATCCATTCTCCATTCCTACTGTGGTAGCTGCCAAGCCTGCTGAGGAAATGCCTGCCCGCCAGAAGCGCTCTGCTGATCCAAGCACAATTAGTGCTATGACTACCCCAGCAGCCACCATCCCAGCTACTTTGGCTACAATCCCAACTACCCTTAATTATGCTGGACTTTCTGCTGCTGTCAGCCCTTACACCATCCCACAGACCATCCCTTacgctggtgcagctggagttactCCATTTGTAGGAACATGGCCTTTCACCACTGGTCTTAGCCCATACACCACCCACATGCCTTACCTTTACCCTGTTGTGTCCAGTGCCAAGATTGAGACCCCCAAGGGAGAGGCTGTGTCCCGTGCCAAGCGCTCAGCTGACCCAGAGGCTGATCCTCAGCTCTTGACCACAAACACTGGAGTTACTGGTTTCGCTTACTCAGCTGTCAACACTGGAACACTTGCACCAACAACCTACACCTACCAGAACCTCCCAATCACTTACCCAACCACATACACTTCTGGTTATCCCTTCACAATGCCACTCTTCGGTTAAGCTGACTTCAGAGCTTCAAGGATTTTCAAGAGGCCTTAGATATATCTCTGTTGCTCCACTCTTTTTGAATTTATCAAACAAGAGCTGACAACACCAACTGGCTTGTAAAAATGAGGTATTATAAAGGCTTCTTGTAGATTACCATCACATCCACTGATTCAGACGGGACTGATCATTGATTGCCGGAACATGGACATCTTTGGCTATGGTTAAGTTTTTGTTAAATAGACcactacatatataaaatatataaaaatgtaatattaaaatCGATTTTAATAAATTCTGTTTTCATGTATCTTATTTTTTTCGCTCCGCCACTGATATTTAAGGTaatatttctaaaaagaaaaatgtttagtaTAACTGGATAGTTCTGAAGCTTTTGAGCATCGAAATAGCAGTTTGTGTGTGACCGGATAACTTCAGAAGTAAGAGTATTGAgtacacaaaaatatttacacCGACAGTTCAACTGTTCATTAAAAGGTACACCGTAAGGCTAACGTTTTAAGGCTGGCAGAAGAGTGACATAAAATCTTTACAAAGTACAAAAGGTAAAATTTGAATTAAAAGAGATTACGAAGTTTACCGATAAGGGTAGAAGGTGAAGCTCTGAGTGACATTCCGGGTCTGCTGAGTCGAGTTGCTGCGTATTGATCAACCATGCAGAAACATTATTAGGCCTATAAATTAAGTTCGATTGCtctattcattttaatttcattattcctttttagtATTCAGTCCATCCTAATATGGCATTATAAAAAAGATTTCATTGTttgatccttttttttattttcgaaggGAAGGAAAAGGATATAACCACCGACCTTAGACTCAAGACATGGCAAGAAAAGTGAAACTGGagttccttctcagttggtgaataacattcttcttgaattgaattgaattggatatagaatttagaccgaaggccaagcactggaacctataaggtcattcagtgctgaaacagaaattgatggtaaaaggtttgaaagatgtaacaggaggaaagcatagcagttgttagcagagggtggaaagcagTGATGTAACCCTACGCCCTttacaggagacgagaaattaccctacataattgtaaatgacccaacattctgcggctatgatgataaataaatctttagattatgttCATATGCAATaacatgaatactaataagcatattgagctaaacctaccttgttacaattaccctacacttgaaaacATTGCCCTGCTGTCTAAGATTTTGCCCAGATTACCTTACAGATTTTGCCCAGATTACCTTACAGATTTTGCCCAGATTACcaacagttggcaacactggttgaaagtaagacggaagaaagtgactatgaaaggaggtatagtaaaaggaaagaaaggggttgctgctagggATCGAAGGCATgcggcaaagaaccttatgtaatgcctacagtgcaccgcatgatgtgcacggacggcactacccccctacggagcaTTATTCTTTAAGAACGAGGGATCAACTcaggaaactggaaaaaaacaaggggaataaaacaacacgagaaagtGTAGCTGCGGATAATTTGTCACGTTTGATAAAACACGCCCTACACGCTACACGGGCTCAGTGTGCTTCAGGCTGTCGATCATTATGTACTCGAGGGCGCGACTTGGCGCCAGAAGCTTGCAGTAATGCATCCCTCCGAGACCTAGGCCGACGTCGACGCTGGTTACTAAGGAGGGCGAAGTCACTTCCAGATCTGTTGATGGAACACGTATTCGGATGAATGCATATGTCCAAGTTTATCATTACTTCGTTATTTTGAATAACACCTTTTTAAGCAGAGTTTCTAGATCATTACATTTGTTAGCCTATTATTTTCTTCAGCAGTTTTTTATATTAGTGATCTAAACGCTAGTAGATTTTTTTGAAGTCTTTGCGTAAACATGTTTTGCTTCTTAATGATTTGCTGAGAGCACTTAAGACCAGTGTCTCATAACCCGACATTATACTACAAAGGGATAAGgaaaaagtgtgtttttttttcttttttttttcttttgccatttcCACATGACTGAAGCCGCCGAATCCTGCCCCCGCCCCCAACAAAAAATTTGTTACATCGGTTAAGTACTACAAATCTATTTAGTGGCAAACTTAGTTTAAATCTTAAATGTACaatagttgttatttttttttgtataaagtaGCACGAGCGAAAACCCTGAAGTCTTACTTCAAGTAAAGTCTTTCTTTTATCCTTATGACGCTCCAATGCACATGGCATCTAGAAGTCTCTGGCAACAGCCATGCTATTTCTATACTctgtttatttccatctgtccatccgcctgtggtgtttgcgctatgtctaagttttaggtaaataaaaggatgtctgggtgtacatttgcaactgaaaagtgttttaataatttactgtatgcgcattacaccgttaatattcgaaataggatattatttaaaacccgggacgcagtgttaccatgcgcaaacaccacaggtggatggacagatggaaaaaaaaacagagtatagtgcacCTCATCTCTAAAATGCTGCAGATTTGGAGGGACAAACAAAAGCCGCGTATGTTTGGTTGCGCaagtatgtattcatacataaataagaaggcacacacacacacacacacacacacacacacaccacacacacacacacatatatatatatatatatatatatatatatatatatatatatatatattatgacttttCACCTCCGAAAGGCGAGAGCAAAGCTTGCCGCTTATAATCCATACGTAAAATATGAACGGCGAAATACTTATCGCCAAGAACATCAGTCAAATATCAATATACAATACCATGACCAAGAAAAACACTCGAAAAGTTATTACCGTTGAGAGTGAGGTTGTAGTTCAGCTGTGAATACAGCCACCCAGAGCCTGTGGTCTTCTCGATGTCCTCATGAAACGTCACTTGGCCTCCCCGTGATTCGAACCTTGAGCGTGAGATGTCTGATGTCCAGTTGAAGGCCAGTTCAAAAGCCGCCTGACAGGAAGAAGTTAAGTGAAGATATGATCTTTAAGATGTATTGCAATACCTATTTATCTGTTAGTTTatgagatatatgtatgtataaggatAAATCTGGGTGTTGTGGGCTAAATGTCACGTTTACTATAGTACTAAGTGGGGCTCCACGGAAAACGTGAAAGAGTATTCGTTACCATCATCGCACCACTAACAATCTTGTAAATATTAGTTCCTCTTTAATCTTGAGGCCTTTCCGTTCTAACGTTTCTTCCACACAAACTTTTTCTCCTTTGCCATAGATATCAGCATTTTATAGCCTTATCAAGAGTCGAGCCTACCTTCATTCTGGCTGTGTCATAACTGCCTCATACATTGCAGACTCCCTTTTCACTTACGCTTAACATTTTCTAACCTTCTTTACTCCAAGTCATTTTGCAGGCATTCCGTCGCAACAATTTCcaccttttctttgtaaaatgaaAGTGAGTGGGCGGAGTACAGGTAGGGAACATTTGTTAAACGTCTGGTGAAATGAAGAAGCTATTGTGGAAATTTTCTGAGCACAGAGTATAACGTCGATTCAGCCGTTCAAGTACAAATGTGGTCAAGATCACTGCCTAGTGTTTCCGGAGCCACTCTGTCAGGAGAAACGTTCTAAAATTCACTGCACAAACCTGGTTTACTTCTTTACACGTAGCCATGTCTCCAAATTCAACTCCCAAAGGCTGTAGAGCTTCCATGATTGCTTCTCTACTCTTGAATTTGGCTCCGATTTCCTATATTTAGCATATGGGAAGAGAACGTATAAATGGTGTCATTTGTTTTTTAAGAATGCTATGGGTGGTGTGATCTTAAGTATATCAAAAGcccttaattattaaaaaaacaaatattgcatGTAGGATATAaggataataaaatcaataaaaaaaagactcgaACTGGAGGCTAAGGCTAGTAGATTCCTTCTGAAACTTGCGTAGAGGAATTTGAATGAACTATGATACTGTGAGCATAAATCTCTGAGCTATAAAGTACACAACTTCCAGAAATATGTCTCACAGAAGCAGCGAGATCTCCAAGCGACGTCAGGATGCTATGAGGGTAAACGTGGGAACAGGTATTCACAACAGCTTTTTCTCCAACCACCTCTAGATGGGGCTTTGATGCTGCCAATGCAGTGACGGTGTCGTAAATCGTGTCATTAATCTGGTAGAGTAAACATCAAGTTAACATAAAAGTTTCTGGGCAAACTgtaaattttaaaggaaaaatcaagtCACAGTCACTCGTGCCTGAGGAACAGAGGAATTACGAAATTCACTGTATTATAACATGTAATGAAAGGAATAACATTTCAGAATCAAGGTGATCCTGGCGAGAAGAAGAGACGCCATTCGCGATCTAAACTCCTTTGTTCCATTTTGTTTCGGTAATTTTATAATAACATCACAATTCTTCGAGATAGAAGATGATATTTTATTGTTTCCTCTTGGCCAGATGACCAACATATGTTGGACTACACAGAATTATTGACAGTATCAGATAAGTTACTTGGTTTATATTTGTCTGTACAGTTCTGGCAATGAAACAAAGGTATATACTTCGAAGAGCTCTCGCTTCTTTAATAGTTCACTTGAACACTCTAGCCAGCAGATTTAACAGttgtgtaaaaaataataaagagagagagagagagagagagatatccaacGAAATTTTCTTACCTGTAACGATTCACGATACTGCTCTAAAACAGCTGATATGATTCTCTGACCATCCTGTGACCAGGGATTGCTAATACCATTTCCCTCATTTCCCTCAGAGTAATCTTTCAAGTACTTCAAAGGCTGTGAAAAAAACAGACATACATTCTaccttaattaaaatatatgGACAATAGAGGAACACCTCAATTTAATGGACCCTAACTTAGCGGATTTCTGTAGTTATAAGCcaccaaattatttttcttagattTGATACCCCATAGATTAATATCTTAAATTGATATTTCAATtaggaactgtatggaattgctATTAACTGTAAGATATCTTCAAAGTATTCAAGTGCAGGTCATAATATAGGGTCATTGTTACTGCATAATTCCTTTTCCCGTAGGAGGTTAatgctgtcagtacacctcaccCGGTGCACTGTGGTCATTACTCAAggattctttgtagcgtcccttcggccccaagctgcaacccctttcattcctattaaagtgcctcctttcatattctctttcttccatcttactttctgtcCTCTCCCAACAGGCGTAAcatgaagaaaacctcaaagcagttgattcatagtgaaactgctttgaggttttcttcatgTTACGCCTGCCattccttcttactgtcaatttccgtttcagcgctggatgacttcataggtcctagtgcttgacctttgacctaaattctgtcTATAGTAATTCCTTTAACGAAACTGGTAATCACTCTTCGTTGTTTTATACCAGCGTTTTttagttgtaaaaggtgactCGATAATTACTGGcggaattttaactttttatatttttttaaaataaataaattgtgacATTACGGCTTACGGTTCTCAAATACAACTGGTACTAATCTTAATAactttttattgtgttttatacTTGCGTTAGTTTAGCTGATAAAGGTGACTCGATAATTAATTATAGGCGGAatcctctctttttatttttaatacttaaATTTTGATAGTATGGCTCACGGTTCTCAAATACGACTGATactaatttcattattttccttattgatggtcTCATACACCTGTAGAGAAAATTGCTTACGGCACTTTTACAGAACAAGATGCACTTATTAGACACAGTAGGAAAAAAGAAAGCAGGGAAAATAAGTATCTGTAAGTTTACAGGTTAATCTATGAAGCATTGGTTTTTAATAATTTGGTCGTCCTAACCCGCTCCCCCCTGGTAACACCGTTAATTAATCCATTCTAGACCCTGTTACGACTAACAGTTAATCTGGGGCGCAGTAAAAGTTGCATCATCGATTTACTACACTACCATTACAAAAACCAACCCTCGTTCTACTTGTGGAGAATGAAAACAACGAAGATTCCAGAACACTGTCATGTACGACTATGGTGTTCAGATCCTTATATCTGGACATTTAACCTCCCAAGTTTTAAAGTAAGTGCTTTCTGGCAAGCAGAGCAAAAATCAATCCTAAATAATTTTCAGCACAACTTGAAAAATGCCTGCTTTCATCAGTCTTCCTGGATACTTTTGCTGTGCTGGATACGGCATCACAAATATCTCGATGTTTTCCGTAAGGACACATGTCATCAGAAACAAATGCCAAGATTAAATCACCTTCCATAATGGTCTTCAAATGATCTTGCCATCGCTTGCAAAGAACTAAACTTGTGGAGTCTGCTCGTTAGTTAATGCAGTCTTAGACCATaacatgttttcatttttttgtaaaattttaagcTAGATCTCCAGTTCATTTAGGGGGAAACTTCGGTATACAAGTGAGGGAAAGAGACAATGAAATCAGTAAAGTAGATATGAATAGATGAGACATACTTATTGACTGCATACCTGCATCATTTTCTTCGTGCTTTTGAAGGCCTCCGATAAAACTTCCCGAGCCAGTGGCACTTCATCCTCTGGTTGTCCACTTATTACGGTCAAGTAGCTTGCAACATGCCTTGCAATCAAAGACTGGGCATCACCCTGTGGAATGGATAGATTCAGTGTTGAAGACATTTGGTcaacatatctgtaaatatatatggtTATAGTATTTTACAGTTTGTATATGGTCAGTGTGGCAGTAAGAGCCAACGTCAGTTTCATGATTCtagttttttatttcagtttaggTACTGTATGGAAACACTGCAAAATTGGCTACTGATAACtgtttgttagaatgaaaattcaAAACGCTTCATAATGAAAGGTTTAGCGAGAGCGAATGAAAATCACAGTTGTTTCTCTGGACGAGGGCATAATGTTTCATTAcgataataattgaaaaaaactaTGTTTAGAAAATTACGACCAGAGCTGCTAGACTAATAAAAGGTGTTGCTCCACGGGGCAGGGTTACCCCTGTCTTAATTGATTCGCACTGGCTTCCGGCGAAGGCCAGAATTATATTCAAGTTATGTGTTTTGACCCATCAAGTTGTTAAGACAGGATCTCCTCGGTATTTGAGGGACCTACTACAGTTTATACAACCAATTAATTGACCTGGTACAAGACTAGTTGTAGATGGTTTCAAGTTGGTAGAGCCACGTTTTTCCTCAGTCTGTGGCTCCTAGATTATACAACAAACTTCCTCTTGAGCTGAGGCATTTTGAGGATTTGAAGTCTttcaaaaataaacttaaaacatttttgtttaatcGATGCTATGATATGGAAGATCAAACAGTGAATGTGGAATTGCAGTGTGATAAAATACATCTGATGAATAAACTGTTTATTTGACAATGGGTGTCCTGAGAGCGCTGTGGAAGTGGAGCGTGACCTGGATAAGCCATCAACGAGTAACAAGTAACAAGTAAAAGAATATCCATGCACAAAAGGCTTTCAGTTGCCTTATATAAAGATATGATTGTGTTAACCTATCCGTCAGGTGAAGGCATTTTATTGTCGAATTGAACCATGACATAGACTTCAGTTATTCCACATTATACTGATTGAGTCCTCACAATTTTGAGTTCCTTTAGGATAATGACGTACCTGAGCCATAGGAGACAGGATATCTTCTTTGGCCACGAGCGGCGGAGGATCGCCTGACGCAAAGTGCATATGGTCTACATCTTCCAAAACGATGACTGGGTTTTCGTATATACTCTCGGGAGTTTGCTCAGTCAGAGCCTCGAGTTCTCTGCAATATAGTTTTTTCGCGTTTTAACTGATAATTCACCTCAAGAATTCCTGCTTCTGTAGGAGACAAAACCTATTCAATGCACGACATTCAAAGACAATATGACAGCAGACGGTTTCATAATGCCATACTAAGCATTTAGTCAAAGACAAATAAATGTCTGATCGCTTCTTGATCACCCCAGTTTCCCCGTCCAGACACTAAGTCTATCTGTACCAAGAGAGCTATGAATCAGGTTACTGTCTGTTGCCAGAGATAGCTTCGAACCAGGTTACCGTCTGTGaactataatttatttattcccaGGGCGATTAATAAGGGACATGTTAAAGAGATGGAGCTTCTGAGAAATATCTTGAATAATTTAAACATGATTGTTTCCATTTCGTGATAAGGTTTTTATCATCTACACCCTATTGTATCATGCAACCAAGGACGAACATGGTTTATGAATAGAGTACGGCATTTAGTGATAGCGCAAGGCCAAATTAATAGCGaaaatttatataagtttcaTTTATAATCAGTTTACCTGTATCCATATTCTGTGATTTTAACATAAAAGCAAGTACAGTAGATTACCAACAATAAATGATTCAGGAAATGAGATTTTCACTCAGTGAATTTGTAAGGA encodes:
- the LOC135218553 gene encoding uncharacterized protein LOC135218553; the encoded protein is MKVVAVLCLLGLVAAEPQLIMPYSTPLLTPTIKAEGDMISTYTATYPYAGIPLIKAALPGTPLLKAGLPSTPLVQAGLPLIHGYHPFSIPTVVAAKPAEEMPARQKRSADPSTISAMTTPAATIPATLATIPTTLNYAGLSAAVSPYTIPQTIPYAGAAGVTPFVGTWPFTTGLSPYTTHMPYLYPVVSSAKIETPKGEAVSRAKRSADPEADPQLLTTNTGVTGFAYSAVNTGTLAPTTYTYQNLPITYPTTYTSGYPFTMPLFG
- the LOC135218552 gene encoding uncharacterized protein LOC135218552, whose protein sequence is MNLWTLLFLAILAGPDIALTTDLPRTEEPIILPPVKEGPEAALLVVPGAYINAQYYQPLGEAIQAASPLRLWVGLVRPFPLDLPNPISLIPALNTTMQMLRDRGMTTEDVFLSGHSLGGTVLQNNQWSRDNGVLAWIMLASYIPEGNLANNTFPVMHISGDLDGMTRITRIMSTFVELEALTEQTPESIYENPVIVLEDVDHMHFASGDPPPLVAKEDILSPMAQGDAQSLIARHVASYLTVISGQPEDEVPLAREVLSEAFKSTKKMMQPLKYLKDYSEGNEGNGISNPWSQDGQRIISAVLEQYRESLQINDTIYDTVTALAASKPHLEVVGEKAVVNTCSHVYPHSILTSLGDLAASEIGAKFKSREAIMEALQPLGVEFGDMATCKEVNQAAFELAFNWTSDISRSRFESRGGQVTFHEDIEKTTGSGWLYSQLNYNLTLNDLEVTSPSLVTSVDVGLGLGGMHYCKLLAPSRALEYIMIDSLKHTEPV